The Fortiea contorta PCC 7126 genome has a segment encoding these proteins:
- a CDS encoding HlyD family efflux transporter periplasmic adaptor subunit, translated as MNSLQHEENYYGDGLNQDHLSLVTANEFLPQIGKWINIGGGVLVSTFALALGLTSVLNYNVTVKVPASIRPEGELRIIQPAITGTVQKIAVQDNQVVYQGQAIAYLDDSRLQNQKSQLENSIWQSQLQLSPIDAQLGEINTQIEAQTHLINRTIIGAQAELGGTQRNYEDQQIKATADMTRAKATLTLARVQQERLRREKLLSATVQEAAAALNLAKVQQERLQRENLLTANIQEATTALNVAKVQQERLQRENLLTANIQEATTALNVAKVQQERLQRENLLTANIQEATAAFNLAKTQQERLQPVVVSGAISLSFFEEKAQAVKSAQAKLEQAKANAKNLQEEKAQAVKSAQAKLEQAKANAKNLQEEKAQAVKSAQAKLEQAKANAKNLQEEKAQAVKSAQAKLEQAKANAKNLQEEKAQAVTVALTNLEKAQTAINPSNANVTVASERIQQEKARGEAMLAALKKEKETLLQQRLEFQKQLDNIRKQLQQVEIDLNKSIVRAPVTGTLLQLNLRNPGQVLQPGEALAQIAPLNAPIVIKAQVPAQSIDKVKTGQKVQMQVSACPYPDFGTLKGTVKIIAPDALPTDTNSPNSEKTKVSNYQVTIEPQTTYLSRGSRQCALKSGMEGKADIISRKETVLQFILRKARLMVNS; from the coding sequence GTGAATTCCTTACAACACGAGGAAAATTATTATGGAGATGGATTGAATCAAGACCATCTCAGTTTAGTGACAGCTAACGAGTTTTTACCCCAGATTGGTAAATGGATTAATATTGGTGGGGGAGTTCTAGTCAGTACTTTTGCTCTTGCTCTGGGTCTAACATCTGTTCTCAATTACAATGTCACAGTCAAAGTTCCTGCAAGCATCCGACCAGAAGGAGAACTACGAATCATCCAGCCAGCGATTACTGGAACTGTACAAAAAATTGCTGTTCAAGACAATCAAGTCGTCTACCAAGGTCAAGCTATTGCTTACTTGGATGATTCCCGATTGCAAAATCAAAAGAGTCAATTAGAAAACAGTATATGGCAAAGTCAATTACAACTAAGTCCCATTGATGCTCAACTTGGCGAAATCAACACCCAGATTGAAGCGCAGACACACTTGATTAACCGTACTATTATCGGTGCACAAGCAGAACTAGGCGGTACTCAACGCAACTATGAAGATCAGCAGATTAAAGCCACAGCAGACATGACGCGAGCAAAAGCCACCTTGACCTTAGCCAGGGTACAACAAGAGCGATTACGACGCGAAAAACTTTTAAGCGCCACTGTCCAAGAAGCCGCAGCCGCCTTAAATTTAGCAAAAGTACAACAAGAGCGATTACAACGGGAAAATCTCCTCACTGCTAATATTCAGGAAGCCACAACCGCCTTAAATGTAGCAAAAGTACAACAAGAGCGATTACAACGGGAAAATCTCCTCACCGCTAATATTCAGGAAGCCACAACCGCCTTAAATGTAGCAAAAGTACAACAAGAGCGATTACAACGGGAAAATCTCCTCACCGCTAATATTCAGGAAGCTACAGCCGCTTTCAATTTAGCGAAAACACAACAAGAGCGACTACAGCCTGTAGTAGTCTCAGGTGCAATTTCTCTGAGTTTTTTTGAAGAAAAAGCCCAAGCCGTCAAATCTGCACAAGCCAAGCTAGAACAAGCCAAAGCCAACGCTAAAAACCTCCAAGAAGAAAAAGCCCAAGCCGTCAAATCTGCACAAGCCAAGCTAGAACAAGCCAAAGCCAACGCTAAAAACCTCCAAGAAGAAAAAGCCCAAGCCGTCAAATCTGCACAAGCCAAGCTAGAACAAGCCAAAGCCAACGCTAAAAACCTCCAAGAAGAAAAAGCCCAAGCTGTCAAATCTGCACAAGCCAAGCTAGAACAAGCCAAAGCCAACGCTAAAAACCTCCAAGAAGAAAAAGCCCAAGCTGTCACAGTAGCGCTAACCAACCTAGAAAAAGCGCAAACCGCCATCAATCCCAGCAACGCTAACGTCACCGTTGCATCCGAACGCATTCAACAAGAAAAAGCCAGAGGTGAGGCTATGTTAGCAGCTTTGAAAAAAGAAAAAGAAACTCTGCTGCAGCAACGCCTAGAATTTCAAAAGCAACTAGATAACATCCGCAAACAATTACAACAAGTAGAAATTGATCTCAATAAAAGCATAGTCAGAGCGCCAGTTACAGGTACATTATTGCAATTAAATCTTCGCAATCCCGGACAGGTGCTACAACCAGGAGAAGCACTGGCTCAAATTGCACCCCTCAACGCCCCCATAGTCATCAAAGCTCAAGTCCCAGCTCAAAGCATCGACAAAGTGAAAACTGGTCAAAAAGTCCAGATGCAAGTGTCAGCTTGTCCGTATCCAGACTTCGGCACTCTCAAAGGCACAGTCAAAATCATAGCACCAGATGCCTTACCAACAGACACCAACAGCCCCAATTCAGAAAAAACAAAAGTATCTAATTATCAAGTCACTATTGAGCCGCAGACTACATATCTGAGCAGAGGTTCACGCCAGTGCGCTCTCAAATCTGGGATGGAAGGTAAAGCCGATATCATTTCTCGCAAAGAAACAGTACTCCAATTCATCCTCCGCAAAGCACGATTAATGGTCAATTCTTAA